In Saccharothrix violaceirubra, the following are encoded in one genomic region:
- a CDS encoding DUF1707 SHOCT-like domain-containing protein: MTTPVRASDTERDQVAARLRDAVGEGRLTLTEADERLSAAYAAVHRDDLDTLVADLPGPPPAPPRRRPPIGAVAAFAVAFAVVGWVAGPPFPLLVVLAFVLVRRRAGKPGSALGFGHGPHRRVLRGRRAPGRTGALGHRGRP; the protein is encoded by the coding sequence ATGACCACTCCCGTGCGTGCCTCCGACACCGAGCGCGACCAGGTCGCGGCCCGCCTGCGCGACGCCGTCGGCGAAGGCAGGCTGACCCTGACCGAAGCCGACGAACGCCTGTCCGCCGCCTACGCCGCCGTGCACCGCGACGACCTCGACACGCTCGTCGCCGACCTGCCCGGACCGCCGCCCGCACCACCCCGCCGCCGGCCGCCGATCGGCGCGGTCGCCGCGTTCGCCGTCGCGTTCGCCGTCGTCGGCTGGGTCGCCGGACCGCCGTTCCCGCTCCTGGTGGTGCTCGCGTTCGTCCTCGTGCGCCGGCGGGCCGGGAAACCCGGTTCTGCCCTAGGGTTCGGCCATGGACCTCACCGACGCGTGCTTCGCGGGCGCCGCGCGCCAGGCCGAACTGGTGCGCTCGGGCACCGTGGGCGCCCGTGA
- a CDS encoding pentapeptide repeat-containing protein has product MPLWVTVLVVCALLIVIWVRHRKRGHAEALLDEHARRRTTGGPAASTPVSRWREANRLFRAGDPEGLRRLEVIAAASPRHRQAVVATWLAALRGGVSRGLDPTWRTLVERTLVAHLRPGPGFWPGMALDADGAILVDLDLSGCRVGEVSFRGAVFVGDTRLTTMTVTGTADFTAARFLRHADFHDTLFARSATFAFAVFCGNVSLAGARVTGDAVLSDVKVSGRATLSGAEFSGAADLRRVFFGGRALFTDAVFGQDASFAGAWFRGRTDVGTAIIAADVDFTGARFGHRVHR; this is encoded by the coding sequence ATGCCGTTGTGGGTGACCGTCCTGGTGGTGTGCGCGCTGCTCATCGTGATCTGGGTGCGGCATCGCAAACGCGGCCACGCCGAGGCGTTGTTGGACGAGCACGCCCGACGGCGTACGACGGGCGGTCCGGCGGCGTCCACGCCGGTGTCGCGGTGGCGCGAGGCCAACCGGCTGTTCCGGGCCGGGGACCCGGAGGGGTTGCGGCGGCTGGAGGTCATCGCCGCCGCGTCGCCCCGGCACCGCCAGGCGGTGGTGGCCACGTGGCTGGCGGCGTTGCGCGGCGGGGTGAGCCGGGGCCTGGACCCGACGTGGCGCACGCTGGTCGAGCGGACGCTGGTGGCGCACCTGCGTCCCGGTCCGGGGTTCTGGCCGGGCATGGCGCTGGACGCGGACGGCGCGATCCTGGTCGACCTGGACCTGTCGGGGTGCCGGGTGGGCGAGGTGAGCTTCCGGGGCGCGGTGTTCGTGGGCGACACCCGGTTGACGACGATGACGGTGACGGGCACGGCGGACTTCACGGCGGCCCGGTTCCTGCGGCACGCGGACTTCCACGACACGTTGTTCGCCCGGTCGGCGACGTTCGCGTTCGCGGTGTTCTGCGGCAACGTGTCGCTGGCGGGCGCGCGGGTGACGGGCGACGCGGTGTTGTCGGACGTGAAGGTGTCGGGGCGGGCCACGCTGTCGGGCGCGGAGTTCTCCGGTGCGGCCGACCTGCGCCGGGTGTTCTTCGGCGGGCGGGCGCTGTTCACCGACGCGGTGTTCGGGCAGGACGCGTCGTTCGCGGGCGCGTGGTTCCGGGGGCGGACCGACGTGGGGACGGCGATCATCGCGGCGGACGTGGACTTCACGGGTGCCCGGTTCGGGCACCGCGTCCACCGCTGA
- a CDS encoding TetR/AcrR family transcriptional regulator, with translation MQIQTRRARLKAETAREIKSIALTLMADAGPDAISLRAIAREMGMTAGAIYGYFPTRDDLVTALIDDLYTSLVDRVEAARDALPADDRAGRILAWAQALREWSIANPQGFRLIYDAPVPGYQPPPGGAAAEAGHRACAGLTGLVAAAWLDARAHQSDGDHAWSDFDPRLVEEVRAEFPHLPPAAIALALRVWGRMHGLVSLEIHGHLSVQTREPAKLYRTEIHDLIRSLGLTPPA, from the coding sequence GTGCAGATCCAGACCAGGCGCGCACGGCTGAAGGCGGAAACGGCGCGGGAGATCAAGTCGATCGCGCTGACGCTGATGGCCGACGCCGGTCCGGACGCCATCTCGCTGCGGGCCATCGCCCGGGAGATGGGCATGACCGCCGGTGCGATCTACGGCTACTTCCCGACGCGCGACGACCTGGTCACGGCGTTGATCGACGACCTGTACACCTCCCTGGTCGACCGGGTGGAGGCGGCGCGTGATGCCCTGCCCGCCGACGACCGGGCCGGCCGGATCCTGGCGTGGGCGCAGGCGCTGCGCGAGTGGTCGATCGCCAACCCGCAGGGCTTCCGGCTGATCTACGACGCCCCGGTGCCCGGTTACCAGCCGCCGCCCGGCGGCGCCGCGGCCGAGGCCGGGCACCGCGCGTGCGCCGGACTCACGGGTCTGGTCGCCGCCGCGTGGCTGGACGCCCGCGCCCACCAGTCCGACGGCGACCACGCGTGGTCGGACTTCGACCCCCGGCTGGTCGAGGAGGTGCGCGCGGAGTTCCCGCACCTGCCGCCGGCCGCGATCGCACTGGCGTTGCGCGTGTGGGGGCGCATGCACGGCCTGGTGTCGTTGGAGATCCACGGCCACCTGTCGGTCCAGACCCGCGAACCGGCCAAGCTCTACCGCACCGAGATCCACGACCTGATCAGGTCCCTGGGGCTGACCCCGCCCGCCTGA
- a CDS encoding 5'-methylthioadenosine/S-adenosylhomocysteine nucleosidase, which yields MKVIMTALDVEHAAVLAHLEDVRPHRHPSGTVFDVGTVAGHPGHRVALALTGAGTTAAATLTERANAEFSPKAMVFVGVAGGLRDWLEIGDVVVATKIYSYQGGRSEDDEFLVRPSAWSVSHLLDQEARRLLRGNAWHAFLPDGAGPPAYFEAVAVGDAVLDSRTSELARRLRSSYNDAVAVDMEGAGFAHAAHLGDRVHAVSVRGISDRADGSKSSTDRSGGQRLAARNAAAFAIALVTALDPDEDVPPPPVGPASIPVVRNTNTARDNARVGQQIGVNLGSIGRKW from the coding sequence GTGAAAGTGATCATGACGGCATTGGACGTGGAGCACGCCGCCGTGCTGGCGCACCTGGAGGACGTGCGCCCGCACCGGCACCCGTCCGGCACGGTGTTCGACGTCGGCACGGTGGCCGGTCACCCCGGGCACCGGGTCGCGCTGGCGTTGACCGGCGCGGGCACGACCGCCGCAGCGACGCTCACCGAGCGCGCCAACGCCGAGTTCTCCCCGAAGGCCATGGTGTTCGTGGGCGTCGCGGGCGGCCTGCGGGACTGGCTGGAGATCGGCGACGTGGTCGTGGCCACCAAGATCTACTCCTACCAGGGCGGACGCAGCGAGGACGACGAGTTCCTGGTGCGCCCGTCCGCCTGGTCGGTGTCGCACCTGCTCGACCAGGAGGCACGGCGGCTGCTGCGCGGCAACGCCTGGCACGCGTTCCTGCCCGACGGCGCCGGGCCGCCCGCCTACTTCGAGGCCGTGGCGGTGGGCGACGCGGTGCTCGACTCCCGCACCTCCGAGCTGGCCCGCCGGCTCCGGTCGAGCTACAACGACGCGGTGGCCGTGGACATGGAGGGCGCGGGCTTCGCGCACGCGGCCCACCTGGGCGACCGCGTGCACGCGGTGTCGGTGCGCGGCATCAGCGACCGCGCCGACGGGTCCAAGTCGTCGACCGACCGGTCGGGTGGGCAGCGGCTCGCGGCGCGCAACGCGGCGGCGTTCGCGATCGCCCTGGTCACCGCGCTCGACCCCGACGAGGACGTGCCGCCGCCTCCGGTCGGGCCGGCGTCGATCCCGGTCGTGCGCAACACGAACACGGCCCGGGACAACGCCCGGGTCGGGCAGCAGATCGGCGTCAACCTCGGGTCGATCGGGCGGAAGTGGTGA
- a CDS encoding ferritin-like domain-containing protein, with product MFAEWVRDFEDAADRRRDTGDPDFARRAVMAPEVVASVRRFQVGESGDGANLIAKAGDAGDDDYARAVRMFVAEERDHARMLALLLGAAGRDTIAGHWSDAVFVRLRRVLGLRMELMVLLIAEVVALGYYRALRDGADDPLVAEVAGRILDDERRHVPFHCLRLRGDLPRTVRGPWRVLLLGALAVVCLDHGPALRRLGVTRRAFAAEVIGHFDAAVAAVHDPAHDLLPVSA from the coding sequence GTGTTTGCCGAATGGGTGCGGGACTTCGAGGACGCGGCGGACCGGCGGCGCGACACCGGCGACCCGGACTTCGCGCGCCGTGCCGTCATGGCACCGGAGGTCGTGGCCAGTGTCCGCCGGTTCCAGGTCGGGGAATCCGGCGACGGCGCCAACCTGATCGCCAAGGCCGGCGACGCCGGCGACGACGACTACGCCCGCGCCGTGCGGATGTTCGTCGCCGAGGAGCGCGACCACGCCCGCATGCTCGCCCTGCTGCTGGGGGCCGCGGGCCGCGACACGATCGCCGGCCACTGGAGCGACGCGGTGTTCGTGCGGCTGCGCCGCGTGCTGGGCCTGCGCATGGAACTGATGGTCCTGCTGATCGCCGAGGTCGTGGCGCTCGGCTACTACCGGGCGTTGCGCGACGGCGCCGACGACCCGCTCGTCGCCGAGGTCGCCGGTCGGATCCTCGACGACGAACGCCGCCACGTGCCGTTCCACTGCCTGCGCCTGCGCGGCGACCTGCCCCGCACCGTGCGCGGGCCGTGGCGGGTGCTGCTGCTCGGCGCGCTCGCGGTCGTCTGCCTGGACCACGGCCCCGCCCTGCGCCGGCTGGGCGTCACCCGACGTGCGTTCGCCGCCGAGGTGATCGGTCACTTCGACGCCGCCGTGGCTGCCGTCCACGACCCGGCGCACGACCTGTTGCCCGTGTCGGCGTGA
- a CDS encoding TetR/AcrR family transcriptional regulator, which produces MDNRRDLLRDTAVSVLAEAGGRGLTHRAVDRAAGVPEGTTKNYFPSRDALLRAAAERLAEAHEAAVARLHTTTPADVSPAEVGALYPALLRRAVAEPAQLLAMVELYLEAVRRPGVRQALGRMAVANARAGARLHRAAGLPGGVRDAGLLDAFFLGVAVSLVALPADALREVGLDDGDELGAELFRAVVPGPV; this is translated from the coding sequence GTGGACAACCGTCGTGACCTGCTGCGTGACACCGCCGTCTCCGTTCTGGCCGAGGCGGGCGGGCGCGGGTTGACCCACCGGGCGGTCGACCGGGCGGCGGGGGTGCCGGAGGGTACGACCAAGAACTACTTCCCGTCGCGCGACGCCCTGCTGCGGGCGGCGGCGGAACGGTTGGCCGAGGCGCACGAGGCGGCGGTGGCCCGCCTGCACACCACGACCCCGGCGGACGTGTCGCCCGCCGAGGTCGGCGCGCTCTACCCGGCGTTGCTGCGCCGGGCGGTGGCCGAGCCCGCCCAGTTGCTGGCGATGGTGGAGCTGTACCTGGAGGCGGTGCGCCGGCCGGGGGTGCGGCAGGCGTTGGGCCGCATGGCGGTGGCCAACGCGCGCGCCGGTGCCCGGCTGCACCGGGCGGCCGGACTGCCGGGCGGGGTGCGCGACGCCGGGCTGCTGGACGCGTTCTTCCTGGGCGTGGCCGTGTCGCTGGTGGCGTTGCCGGCCGACGCGTTGCGCGAGGTCGGGCTGGACGACGGCGACGAGCTGGGCGCGGAGCTGTTCCGCGCGGTGGTCCCCGGCCCGGTGTAG
- a CDS encoding winged helix-turn-helix transcriptional regulator, with translation MDVAEARFDAFNALCPSRRLLDTIGDKWASLVIVALGLEGPLRYSRLATRIDGVSQKMLTQTLRGLERDGLVTRTVTPSVPVRVDYALTPLGLSLLGTLRHLKDWAEEHMPQVDAARAAYDRGDRV, from the coding sequence GTGGACGTGGCCGAGGCCCGGTTCGACGCGTTCAACGCCCTGTGCCCGAGCAGGCGGCTGCTGGACACGATCGGCGACAAGTGGGCGAGCCTGGTGATCGTCGCGCTGGGCCTGGAGGGGCCGTTGCGCTACTCCCGACTGGCCACGCGCATCGACGGGGTGAGCCAGAAGATGCTGACCCAGACCCTGCGGGGCCTGGAACGCGACGGGCTCGTGACCCGCACCGTGACCCCGTCGGTGCCGGTGCGGGTCGACTACGCGCTGACCCCGCTGGGACTGTCGCTGCTGGGCACGCTGCGCCACCTCAAGGACTGGGCCGAGGAACACATGCCGCAGGTCGACGCCGCGCGCGCCGCCTACGACCGAGGCGACCGGGTGTGA
- a CDS encoding MFS transporter, whose amino-acid sequence MTTVAPVGAARRWGSAAVLSASLLVVTMDLTILNIALPDLAGDLRPSSEGLLWVVDAYSLVLAGLLVSMSALGDRIGRRRLLLAGYALFGLASAGALFASTTGEVIAVRALLGVGGAMIMPTTLSLIRAVFTDPRERATALGLWAAVSGIGAGVGPIVGGVLLESFSWRAAFLVNVPLMVVASVAAAAVLPESRVPSPGRWDAAGTVQTLVGMAALMWAVKRFAKEQSPAVPEAVVAVVVGVGLLAWFVVRCLRRPDPLLDVRLFARRPFTAGVVAALGSTFAMAAAFLLLAQWIQVVDGAGPVRTGLRLLPAAVAGTVASLLGTWLAARVGARIVLAGGLAVAGLGMVALVVTPSGPAAGHVTVALSLIGAGVGSLAVASAMIMSGTPDDRAGSAAAIEETAYDLGNVLGVAVLGSVAAILYTNGLRSALPDLDPAVASAAEGSVGAATALAVERGLPDLAAAAGAAFTDALRATGLIGGVVMLAIAVVVHAVTPKGTDITAPH is encoded by the coding sequence ATGACGACCGTCGCACCCGTCGGCGCGGCCCGGCGGTGGGGGTCGGCGGCGGTGCTGTCGGCGAGCCTGCTGGTCGTCACCATGGACCTGACGATCCTGAACATCGCGCTGCCCGACCTGGCCGGCGACCTGCGGCCGTCGTCGGAGGGTCTGCTGTGGGTCGTGGACGCCTACTCGCTGGTGCTGGCCGGTCTGCTGGTGTCGATGAGCGCGCTGGGCGACCGGATCGGGCGCCGCCGTCTGCTGCTGGCCGGGTACGCCCTGTTCGGCCTGGCGTCGGCCGGGGCGCTGTTCGCCTCGACCACCGGGGAGGTGATCGCGGTGCGGGCCCTGCTCGGTGTCGGCGGCGCGATGATCATGCCCACGACGTTGTCGCTGATCCGCGCGGTGTTCACCGACCCCCGGGAACGGGCGACCGCGCTGGGCCTGTGGGCGGCGGTGTCCGGGATCGGCGCGGGCGTCGGGCCGATCGTGGGCGGGGTGCTGCTGGAGTCGTTCTCCTGGCGGGCGGCGTTCCTGGTCAACGTGCCGCTGATGGTCGTGGCGTCCGTCGCCGCCGCGGCCGTGCTGCCCGAGTCCCGGGTCCCCTCCCCCGGCCGGTGGGACGCGGCGGGCACCGTGCAGACGCTGGTGGGCATGGCGGCGCTGATGTGGGCGGTGAAGCGGTTCGCCAAGGAGCAGAGTCCGGCCGTCCCGGAGGCCGTCGTGGCGGTGGTCGTCGGTGTGGGTCTGTTGGCGTGGTTCGTGGTGCGCTGCCTGCGCCGCCCCGACCCGCTGCTGGACGTGCGCCTGTTCGCCCGCCGGCCGTTCACCGCCGGCGTGGTCGCCGCGCTGGGGTCGACGTTCGCGATGGCCGCCGCGTTCCTGCTGCTCGCGCAGTGGATCCAGGTCGTCGACGGCGCGGGCCCCGTCCGGACCGGGCTGCGGCTGCTGCCGGCGGCGGTGGCCGGGACGGTCGCGTCGCTGCTGGGCACCTGGCTCGCGGCCCGGGTCGGCGCCCGGATCGTGCTCGCGGGCGGCTTGGCGGTCGCGGGACTGGGCATGGTCGCGCTGGTCGTGACCCCGTCCGGGCCGGCCGCCGGGCACGTGACCGTCGCGCTGTCGTTGATCGGTGCCGGGGTCGGGTCGCTGGCGGTCGCGTCCGCGATGATCATGTCCGGCACGCCCGACGACCGGGCGGGCAGCGCGGCGGCGATCGAGGAGACCGCCTACGACCTGGGCAACGTGCTCGGCGTCGCCGTGCTGGGCAGCGTCGCCGCGATCCTCTACACCAACGGGCTGCGCTCGGCACTGCCCGACCTGGACCCGGCGGTCGCGTCGGCCGCCGAGGGTTCGGTCGGGGCGGCCACGGCCCTGGCCGTCGAACGGGGGCTGCCCGACCTCGCCGCGGCGGCCGGGGCGGCGTTCACCGACGCGTTGCGCGCCACCGGCCTGATCGGCGGCGTGGTCATGCTCGCCATCGCCGTCGTGGTCCACGCGGTCACGCCGAAGGGCACCGACATCACCGCGCCGCACTGA
- a CDS encoding TetR/AcrR family transcriptional regulator codes for MDTPPRARRARDPGQRRREIVAAAVDLITESGPAALTHRLVADRAGVSPGSVTAYFATLDDLRTAALESMAGLLDEEITRIGTALAATDDVVGVVVDWTHAYLSDSRLVRSDVAVATAAVADDDLLVLTRRWFDGMVAVLTPHVGAARAVAVTVFLDGATWHALHQGRPMDRASLAASLAALTGREVR; via the coding sequence ATGGACACTCCCCCGCGTGCCCGCCGCGCCCGCGACCCCGGACAGCGCCGGCGCGAGATCGTCGCCGCCGCCGTCGACCTGATCACCGAATCCGGCCCGGCCGCGCTCACCCACCGCCTGGTCGCCGATCGGGCCGGGGTCTCCCCCGGCTCGGTCACCGCCTACTTCGCCACACTCGACGACCTGCGCACCGCCGCGCTGGAGAGCATGGCCGGCCTCCTCGACGAGGAGATCACGCGGATCGGCACGGCGTTGGCCGCGACCGACGACGTGGTGGGCGTGGTCGTCGACTGGACCCACGCCTACCTGTCCGACTCCCGGCTGGTGCGCTCCGACGTCGCCGTGGCGACCGCGGCCGTGGCCGACGACGACCTGCTCGTGCTGACCCGGCGCTGGTTCGACGGCATGGTCGCGGTGCTCACGCCGCACGTGGGCGCGGCGCGGGCGGTCGCGGTGACCGTGTTCCTCGACGGCGCGACCTGGCACGCCCTGCACCAGGGCCGCCCGATGGACCGCGCGTCGCTGGCCGCGTCGCTGGCCGCGCTGACCGGCCGGGAGGTCCGATGA
- a CDS encoding helix-turn-helix transcriptional regulator → MITTRTGDLGGFLRSRRERLTPERAGLHPGTTHRRVPGLRREELADLAGVSVGYYTRLEQGIGTGASTAVVDALAAALRLDPAEHDHLRTLAAPRPPTRPRTRRSRLRPAIRDLLAALPGTPAIVIDHRADVLAWNPLGHALLAGHLDPAAPDAPQRPNIARMLFLDPHHRALYRDWHAKAQTTVAALHQAAARHPADPGLDRIVGRLAVDSPDFARLWARRPIRTCAHAVRELDHPVVGRLTLANETVTLPDDDQHLGLFHARPGTPDADALTLLARSATP, encoded by the coding sequence GTGATCACCACACGCACCGGCGACCTCGGCGGCTTCCTGCGCAGCCGACGCGAACGCCTCACCCCCGAGCGGGCGGGCCTGCACCCCGGCACCACCCACCGACGCGTCCCCGGACTACGCCGCGAAGAACTCGCCGACCTCGCCGGCGTCAGCGTCGGCTACTACACCCGACTCGAACAGGGCATCGGCACCGGCGCCTCCACCGCCGTCGTCGACGCCCTCGCCGCGGCACTGCGCCTCGACCCCGCCGAACACGACCACCTGCGCACCCTCGCCGCACCACGCCCGCCGACCCGCCCCCGCACCCGCCGCAGCAGACTCCGACCCGCGATCCGCGACCTGCTCGCCGCCCTGCCCGGCACACCCGCCATCGTCATCGACCACCGCGCCGACGTCCTCGCCTGGAACCCGCTCGGCCACGCCCTGCTCGCCGGCCACCTCGACCCCGCCGCCCCCGACGCACCCCAGCGACCCAACATCGCCCGCATGCTCTTCCTCGACCCCCACCACCGCGCCCTCTACCGCGACTGGCACGCCAAAGCCCAGACCACCGTCGCCGCCCTGCACCAGGCCGCTGCCCGACACCCCGCCGACCCCGGACTCGACCGGATCGTCGGCCGACTCGCCGTCGACAGCCCCGACTTCGCCCGGCTGTGGGCCCGCCGGCCGATCCGCACCTGCGCACACGCGGTACGCGAACTCGACCACCCCGTCGTCGGCCGGCTCACCCTCGCCAACGAGACCGTCACGCTCCCCGACGACGACCAGCACCTCGGCCTGTTCCACGCCCGCCCCGGCACCCCCGACGCCGACGCGCTCACCCTGCTCGCCCGGAGCGCCACCCCATGA
- a CDS encoding short chain dehydrogenase, which yields MRTLVIGGGGTIGRRLVPALRTRGHDVVVAGRTTGDVHVDLADHPTVEAMYRQVGPVDAVVAIAAHGALDDFPTLTTEALYDNTRAKLFGQIDLVLTGQHHCADGASFTLTSGIFADQAWPHVTGGAVISGALHGFALSAALELPRGMRINVVSPTMVGDSVDAFAEHFPGMRPVPMDDLVHHYLDCVEGPHTGRIVRAYG from the coding sequence ATGAGAACCCTCGTCATCGGCGGCGGCGGCACCATCGGACGACGGCTCGTCCCCGCACTGCGCACCCGCGGCCACGACGTCGTCGTCGCCGGACGCACCACCGGAGACGTACACGTCGACCTCGCCGACCACCCGACCGTCGAAGCCATGTACCGACAGGTCGGCCCGGTCGACGCCGTCGTGGCCATCGCCGCCCACGGCGCACTCGACGACTTCCCGACCCTCACCACCGAGGCGCTGTACGACAACACCCGCGCCAAACTGTTCGGCCAGATCGACCTCGTGCTCACCGGACAGCACCACTGCGCCGACGGCGCGTCCTTCACCCTCACCTCGGGCATCTTCGCCGACCAGGCCTGGCCGCACGTCACCGGCGGCGCCGTCATCAGCGGCGCCCTGCACGGCTTCGCCCTGTCCGCCGCCCTCGAACTGCCCCGGGGCATGCGGATCAACGTCGTCAGCCCGACGATGGTCGGCGACTCGGTCGACGCTTTCGCCGAACACTTCCCGGGCATGCGCCCGGTACCCATGGACGACCTCGTCCACCACTACCTCGACTGCGTCGAAGGCCCGCACACCGGCCGGATCGTCCGCGCCTACGGCTGA
- a CDS encoding PadR family transcriptional regulator: protein MARPFRRANTLALAVLGLLRERDMHPYEMAATLRERHQVGSVKLSYGTLYTVVDSLRGHGLVEAVGAGRAGNRPERTTYRLTGAGRAELHDWLRELVAVPVKEYPRFEAGIALVGLVPPEEAVELAGRRVAALDAQVAALEEVKVSLAGVGLPQLAWIELEYRSAMLRAERDWVSWFAGAAREGSLGGMDFWRDVHSGAASGDLRDAPPA from the coding sequence GTGGCCAGGCCGTTCCGGCGGGCGAACACGTTGGCGTTGGCCGTGCTGGGGTTGTTGCGGGAGCGGGACATGCACCCGTACGAGATGGCGGCGACGTTGCGCGAGCGTCATCAGGTGGGCAGCGTGAAGTTGAGTTACGGCACGTTGTACACGGTGGTGGATTCGTTGCGCGGGCACGGTCTGGTGGAGGCGGTGGGCGCGGGGCGTGCGGGCAACCGGCCGGAGCGGACCACGTACCGGTTGACCGGGGCGGGGCGTGCGGAGTTGCACGACTGGTTGCGGGAGTTGGTGGCGGTGCCGGTGAAGGAGTACCCGCGGTTCGAGGCGGGGATCGCGTTGGTGGGGTTGGTGCCGCCGGAGGAGGCGGTGGAGCTGGCGGGTCGGCGGGTGGCGGCGCTCGACGCGCAGGTGGCGGCGTTGGAGGAGGTCAAGGTGTCCTTGGCCGGGGTGGGGTTGCCGCAGTTGGCGTGGATCGAGTTGGAGTACCGGTCGGCGATGTTGCGGGCGGAACGGGACTGGGTGTCGTGGTTCGCGGGGGCGGCGCGTGAGGGGTCGTTGGGGGGCATGGATTTCTGGCGTGACGTGCATTCGGGGGCGGCGTCGGGTGATCTGCGGGACGCTCCCCCGGCGTGA
- a CDS encoding SDR family oxidoreductase, with the protein MDNLTVVTGGSRGIGAATARLLARRGHRVVLGYRTAHDRAQALAAEIGGHAVQVDVTDEHQVDTLFATAADHGQVTGVVINAGITSPVGPLADLDVADLRRVVDVNIVGALLCARRAARDLREGGAIVAISSAAATLGSPGEYVHYAATKAAVDTMTIGLAKELGPRGIRVNAVAAGTVRTTIHELSGVPDRPDRVAPAIPLRRPGEPDEIAAAVAWLLSAEASFTTGAVLRVAGGQ; encoded by the coding sequence ATGGACAACCTCACCGTGGTCACCGGCGGCAGCCGCGGCATCGGCGCCGCCACCGCACGACTCCTCGCCCGCCGCGGCCACCGCGTCGTCCTCGGCTACCGCACCGCCCACGACCGCGCCCAAGCCCTCGCCGCCGAGATCGGCGGACACGCCGTCCAGGTCGACGTCACCGACGAACACCAGGTCGACACCCTCTTCGCCACCGCCGCCGACCACGGCCAGGTCACCGGCGTCGTCATCAACGCCGGCATCACCAGCCCCGTCGGCCCCCTCGCCGACCTCGACGTCGCCGACCTGCGCCGCGTCGTCGACGTCAACATCGTCGGCGCCCTGCTCTGCGCCCGCCGCGCCGCCCGCGACCTGCGCGAAGGCGGCGCCATCGTCGCGATCTCCTCCGCCGCGGCCACCCTCGGCAGCCCGGGGGAGTACGTCCACTACGCCGCCACCAAAGCCGCCGTCGACACCATGACCATCGGCCTGGCCAAAGAACTCGGACCACGCGGCATCCGCGTCAACGCCGTCGCCGCCGGCACCGTCCGCACCACCATCCACGAACTCTCCGGCGTCCCCGACCGACCCGACCGCGTCGCACCCGCCATCCCGCTGCGCCGACCCGGCGAACCCGACGAGATCGCCGCCGCCGTCGCCTGGCTCCTCAGCGCCGAGGCGTCCTTCACGACCGGGGCGGTCCTGCGGGTCGCCGGGGGGCAGTGA
- the map gene encoding type I methionyl aminopeptidase has translation MIELKSSGELDAMRAAGLVVADMLAAVRAHAAVGVSLLELDDVAHEVLRAAGAGSSFLDYHPAFAPTPYPGVICASVNDAVVHGIPGGYRLKEGDLLGVDCGAHVDGWHGDSAVSFVVGQARSGDEELIATAERALAAGIAAAVPGARLGDVSHAVGTVIRGAGYGTPRDFGGHGIGREMHEAPGVPNTGKPGRGLTLRAGMTLAIEPMVHAGGRDGYYAAADGWTLLTTDGSRAAHVEHSVAVTDDGPVVLTAPRRPAGPPRS, from the coding sequence GTGATCGAACTGAAGTCGTCCGGCGAGTTGGACGCGATGCGCGCGGCCGGGCTGGTGGTCGCGGACATGTTGGCGGCGGTGCGGGCGCACGCCGCGGTCGGGGTGTCGCTGCTGGAGTTGGACGACGTCGCGCACGAGGTGCTGCGCGCGGCCGGTGCCGGGTCGTCGTTCCTGGACTACCACCCGGCGTTCGCGCCGACCCCCTACCCCGGGGTGATCTGCGCGTCGGTGAACGACGCGGTGGTGCACGGCATCCCCGGTGGCTACCGGCTCAAGGAGGGCGACCTCCTCGGCGTGGACTGCGGTGCGCACGTGGACGGCTGGCACGGGGACTCGGCGGTCAGTTTCGTGGTCGGGCAGGCGCGGTCGGGTGACGAGGAGTTGATCGCGACGGCCGAGCGGGCGTTGGCGGCGGGGATCGCGGCGGCGGTGCCGGGTGCGCGGTTGGGCGACGTGTCGCACGCGGTGGGCACGGTGATCCGGGGTGCGGGGTACGGGACGCCGCGGGATTTCGGCGGGCACGGGATCGGGCGGGAGATGCACGAGGCGCCGGGTGTGCCGAACACGGGCAAGCCGGGACGGGGGTTGACGTTGCGGGCGGGGATGACGTTGGCGATCGAGCCGATGGTGCACGCGGGTGGCCGGGACGGGTATTACGCGGCGGCGGACGGGTGGACGTTGTTGACGACGGACGGGAGTCGGGCGGCGCACGTGGAGCACAGCGTGGCGGTGACCGACGACGGTCCGGTGGTGCTCACTGCCCCCCGGCGACCCGCAGGACCGCCCCGGTCGTGA